One region of Brassica napus cultivar Da-Ae chromosome A10, Da-Ae, whole genome shotgun sequence genomic DNA includes:
- the LOC106370474 gene encoding S-adenosylmethionine decarboxylase proenzyme 4-like, protein MLLLYILPNLFYKYHFSSTSHQALPLPSLSPHTNTNTHFLCSVLVATSSVLFYPQFFSDLPMAVSGFEGFEKRLELRFFNDSITNTNPIGLRLIDFESLDQVLNEVQCTVVSAVANHSFDAYVLSESSLFVYPTKIIIKTCGTTQLLKSIRPLIHLARNVNLTLRACRYSRGSFIFPNSQPFPYTSFEDEVVIVEESLPKSLRYRKASVMTPSNSNPSRAWHVFTASADVEPDESLVVVEVCMTELDRVNARSFFRRKGDEGNSDSAGKEMTRLSGIDMINANAFICDFAFDPCGYSMNGVDGDRYSTIHVTPEDGFSYASFECGLSLYDGGQGDIAEVLARAIDVFRPGCVSIATTYNGEDYDHEVTKRVERVLAKKLGLKCRSRLMDEFPGSGTVVYQSFTPRRK, encoded by the coding sequence ATGCTCCTCCTTTATATCCTCCCAAATCTCTTCTATAAATACCATTTCTCCTCTACTAGTCACCAGGCACTacctctcccttctctctctccacacacaaacacaaacacacacttCCTCTGCTCTGTTCTCGTTGCAACATCCTCTGTTCTGTTTTATCCCCAATTTTTTTCTGACCTTCCAATGGCAGTGTCTGGGTTCGAGGGATTCGAGAAAAGACTCGAACTTCGATTCTTCAACGACTCTATAACCAATACCAACCCAATAGGCCTCCGTTTAATCGACTTCGAATCTCTAGACCAAGTCTTAAACGAAGTGCAGTGCACCGTAGTCTCCGCCGTAGCAAACCACAGCTTCGACGCTTACGTCCTCTCCGAGTCGAGCCTCTTCGTCTACCCAACCAAAATCATCATCAAAACATGCGGCACGACACAACTCCTCAAATCAATCCGACCGTTGATCCACCTCGCGCGTAACGTCAACCTCACGCTACGCGCGTGCCGCTACTCGCGCGGGAGCTTCATATTCCCCAACTCGCAGCCTTTCCCTTACACGAGCTTCGAAGACGAAGTCGTCATCGTCGAAGAAAGCCTCCCGAAGTCTCTCCGTTACCGCAAAGCCTCCGTCATGACGCCCTCTAATAGTAACCCTTCGCGTGCGTGGCACGTGTTCACCGCGAGCGCTGACGTGGAGCCTGACGAGTCTCTCGTTGTTGTCGAGGTCTGCATGACGGAGCTTGACCGAGTCAACGCTCGTAGCTTCTTCAGACGGAAAGGCGACGAGGGAAATAGTGACTCCGCCGGGAAAGAGATGACGCGGCTGAGCGGTATCGATATGATAAACGCAAACGCGTTTATATGCGACTTCGCGTTTGATCCTTGCGGTTACTCGATGAACGGGGTCGACGGAGACCGTTACTCGACCATCCACGTCACGCCTGAAGACGGTTTTAGCTACGCTAGCTTCGAGTGCGGGTTGTCTCTTTACGACGGAGGTCAAGGAGACATCGCCGAGGTGTTGGCCCGCGCGATTGATGTTTTCCGGCCAGGTTGCGTCTCCATCGCCACTACTTACAACGGTGAGGATTATGACCACGAGGTGACGAAGCGTGTGGAGCGGGTGTTGGCGAAGAAGCTCGGTTTGAAGTGTCGGAGCAGGCTTATGGATGAGTTCCCGGGCTCCGGGACAGTCGTGTATCAGTCATTCACGCCTCGTCGGAAATAG